Below is a window of Hydrogenimonas sp. SS33 DNA.
CACATTTCGCAAATGCCGTAGGTGCCGTTTTTGATCTTTGCAAGCGCCTCTTCGATCTCTTCAAGTTCACGGCGCTGGGCCACAAGAATCTCTTCGTTGATCAGGTTATCGGTAGAGACTGCCGCGAAATCCCCTTCGTCCATCACTTCGTGGCTTTTGTGAAGTTCGTCCAGTTCCCTGGAACTGCCACTGATATTTTTCAGAATCTGTTCTTTTCTCTCTTCGAGCATATGCTGGAAAAAGCGGATATCGTTCTCTCTCAAAATTCTTCTCCCTTATAAAAATTACAGAATTCTATCGAAGTTGCCTTAAACTTTTCCTACCGAAACGGCATAGGGCATAACATATGACAACAATTCCAAAAAAGATATTTCTTATTTGAATTACTTATGATATGGATGGTTGTGAAGGATGGTGAGGCCACGGTAGATCT
It encodes the following:
- the dksA gene encoding RNA polymerase-binding protein DksA, with protein sequence MRENDIRFFQHMLEERKEQILKNISGSSRELDELHKSHEVMDEGDFAAVSTDNLINEEILVAQRRELEEIEEALAKIKNGTYGICEMCEEPIGMQRLKVKPFAKYCITCRQIAEKSPA